In Macaca nemestrina isolate mMacNem1 chromosome 11, mMacNem.hap1, whole genome shotgun sequence, a single window of DNA contains:
- the LOC105474006 gene encoding alkaline phosphatase, placental type-like gives MMEQGGARAANPPRAPFPQGTGSWNQKAEPSPWPGLCASSLFSSRHQNRAWLQLPGNTEKKMVEEENPDFWNYQAAEALGAAKKLQPAQTAAKNLIIFLGDGMGVSTVTAARILKRQKKGKLGPENPLAMDHFPYVALSKTYSVDKHVPDSAATATAYLCGVKGNFQTIGLSAAARYNQCNTTHGNEVVSVMNRAKKAGELGPTAGSGPGHRPLSPLRKSVGVVTTTRVQRASPAGTYAHTVNCNWYSDTNVPASARREGCKDIATQLISNMDIDVILGGGQKYMFPMGTPDPEYPHDYSQDGTRMDGKNLVQEWLAKQQGAWYVWNRTELMQASLDPSVTHLMGLFEPGDMKYEIHRDPTLDPSLMEMTEAALHLLSRNPRGFFLFVEGGRIDRGHHESRAYRALTEAVMFDDAIERAGQLTSEEDTLTLVTADHSHVFSFGAYPLRGSSIFWLAPGKAQDRKAYTALLYGNGPGYVLKDGARPDVTESQSGSPEYRQQSGVPLDEETHAGEDVAVFARGPQAHLVHGVQEQSFVAHVMAFAACLEPYTACDLAPPAGTTDAAHPERSVVPALLPLLAGTLLLGTATAP, from the exons ATGATGGAACAAGGGGGTGCCAGGGCAGCAAATCCCCCACGTGCCCCTTTCCCACAGGGCACAGGCTCCTGGAATCAGAAGGCTGAACCTAGTCCCTGGCCCGGGCTGTGTGCTTCCAGCCTCTTCTCCTCTCGACACCAGAACAGAGCCTGGCTCCAGCtcccaggaaatacagaaaaaaaaatgg TTGAGGAGGAGAACCCGGACTTCTGGAACTACCAAGCAGCCGAGGCCCTGGGTGCCGCCAAAAAGCTGCAGCCTGCACAGACAGCCGCCAAGAACCTCATCATCTTCCTGGGTGACG GGATGGGGGTGTCTACGGTGACAGCTGCCAGGATCCTAAAGAGGCAGAAGAAGGGCAAACTGGGGCCTGAGAACCCCCTGGCCATGGACCACTTCCCATATGTGGCTCTGTCCAAG ACATACAGTGTAGACAAGCATGTGCCAGACAGTGCAGCCACAGCCACGGCCTACCTGTGCGGGGTCAAGGGCAACTTCCAGACCATTGGCTTGAGTGCAGCTGCCCGCTATAACCAGTGCAACACGACACACGGCAACGAGGTGGTCTCCGTGATGAATCGGGCCAAGAAAGCAGGTGAGCTGGGGCCCACTGCGGGATCAGGGCCAGGTCACAGACCTCTGTCACCCTTAAGGAAGTCAGTGGGAGTAGTGACCACCACACGGGTGCAGCGCGCCTCACCAGCCGGAACCTACGCCCACACGGTGAACTGCAACTGGTACTCGGACACCAACGTGCCTGCCTCGGCCCGCCGGGAGGGCTGCAAGGACATCGCCACACAGCTCATCTCCAACATGGACATTGAC GTGATCCTGGGTGGAGGCCAAAAGTACATGTTTCCCATGGGGACCCCAGACCCTGAGTACCCTCATGACTACAGCCAGGATGGGACCAGGATGGATGGGAAGAACCTGGTGCAGGAATGGCTGGCGAAGCAGCAG gGTGCCTGGTACGTGTGGAACCGCACTGAGCTCATGCAGGCTTCCCTGGACCCATCCGTGACCCACCTCATGG GTCTCTTTGAGCCTGGAGACATGAAATACGAGATCCACCGAGACCCCACACTGGACCCCTCCCTGATGGAGATGACAGAGGCTGCCCTGCACCTGCTAAGCAGGAACCCCCgcggcttcttcctctttgtggAGG GCGGTCGCATCGACCGTGGTCATCACGAAAGCAGGGCCTACCGGGCACTGACTGAGGCGGTCATGTTCGACGACGCCATTGAGAGGGCGGGCCAGCTCACCAGCGAGGAGGACACGCTGACCCTCGTCACCGCTGACCACTCCCACGTCTTCTCCTTTGGTGCCTACCCCCTGCGAGGGAGCTCTATCTTCT GGCTGGCACCCGGCAAGGCCCAGGACAGGAAGGCCTACACGGCCCTCCTATATGGCAACGGTCCAGGCTATGTGCTCAAGGATGGCGCCCGGCCGGATGTTACCGAGAGCCAGAGCG GGAGCCCTGAGTACCGGCAGCAGTCAGGAGTGCCCCTGGACGAAGAGACACACGCAGGCGAGGACGTGGCGGTGTTCGCGCGCGGCCCGCAGGCGCACCTGGTTCATGGCGTGCAGGAGCAGAGCTTCGTAGCGCACGTCATGGCCTTTGCCGCCTGCCTGGAGCCCTACACGGCGTGCGACCTGGCGCCCCCCGCCGGCACCACCGACGCCGCACACCCGGAGCGGTCCGTGGTCCCCGCGTTGCTTCCTCTGCTGGCCGGGACCTTGCTGCTGGGGACGGCCACTGCTCCCTGA